The sequence below is a genomic window from Nicotiana tomentosiformis chromosome 6, ASM39032v3, whole genome shotgun sequence.
aaaatgctAACCTtctataataagcgccgaaaGGCTCCCAggcgatccgatactcaacccgaacatacgcccaagtccgaaatcatcacatgaacctattggaaccttcaaatcccgattctgaggtcgtttactcaaaagtcaaatcttagccaattcttccaacttaaagcttccgaaattagaattttctctccagaTCGAtgccgaacttcccgaaattgaattccgactacacgtacaagttataatacctaaAGTAAAGCTATTCAAAGTCCCAAACcgctgaacgatgcgctagagttcaaaacgaccggtcgggtcgttacattctcccccacttaaatatacgttcgtcctcgaacgtgataagaactgctccggagttgtccaaaatcactgtttaacatctcgtgcacctacccgtgccaccacaatcttgttgaacacattagctcgagacagactgaagatcctcccttttatttagtacataagccttagaaccaaattccaacctccgaatttctctacaagacctgattctaacagacgaacaccgtatcaatcactacacactgtaccaaaacacaATGGTATACATTTGATGAATTCACACCCTGCATCACATAGTTCACATGCCTATAATACATCCTCCGATCACACTAGCTGAAATTTCATGAATCTGATGCCCGCTAAAcatctcatgacacatataagtcctgttccaactttCGAAATACTGCCACGAAGGCAGATATGTGTAGAAACAAATAACCACCTACCGAAACAATGGATCATGGAgtctgataagtggggattttgactacttatttgcgccctttttacttttgttttagctcaaaaatgcttaaaggtattctcgAAAACTGAAAAAATATGGTTTCTTGCAGGAGTATTAGAAAATGAGCCAAAgcgatgaaattcaactcaaaaaagAGTATTTTTGGATAAGGACTAAAACCAAGCAAAAAAGGTAAAGTGTGAACCGCAAAATTTTATCTGCGGCCGCTGATCATGAAGGGATTTATGTCAGAGCTTCTTTGAAAAGTGTGGACCGcccaataattgtgcggccgtagaagaggAATCTTAGAGAATCCCAACTTTAAGTCCATCAAGAAGTGCgaaccgcactattattgtgcggccgcagaactcaagagtgcggccgcactcagaaatgtgtggtccgcagaaccTGAAGAAGTGTGGCTGCaatcagaattgtgcggccataaAAGTCCCTCCTGTCATGTTTTGcatcaaagtgcggaccgcacacagaattgtgcggccgcagaacctccgaaagggaaattttgtccaaaacttTCAGCTGTGCATAAATAGTTATTTTTGAAAAGGTTTGAACATCTGAAAGTTGGGAGCCGTTTTTATTTACTGCTTTAGGAAATTTTATGATAGTTTGTCTACtttacattggatttttatctcTTTATCATTGAATATGAGTTTAATCTTCTATTCTtgtttaatttcttcattttcatatatgagtagctaaatttctagctagggttgtgacccaaccctagtgtgggtacctaatgggtatttgatttagggcttgtttatggttgggtgtgtaatatttagcctagttcttgctttaattgaagaattaatagttgcaaacattgattcaagcctatttgacttagtctccacttgagaaagagagactgtgtctaggaaaacttggctaacaagaaattggggtgaacttaagaaattgatagtcccaattaaagggttgaatctagagatagtaaaacccgactcgAGCATCTATCAACTAttttgtgaattacccatttggaTTTAAGAAAGCAAAATTTGGAAAAACCAATCTATTACCAataggtattgagtgggtaattgcgtgttGATTGTTATATTACACCCCGACCTACCAAACTTgccctaaagcccacaacccgttaggcaaacacctaggtggaagttagagccctagatcttttacatacttgaaaaacaataccaaaaatattattctctagcTTTACATTTGCAAACCATAacataatttagaagtagaatcaaaacacagTTTTTGGAAGTGCATCTTAGACACTTTACGTGTTTAGtccaaatatatacctaatcccatctacgctccctgtggattcgatcccgactcctagttgggtattattattgcaatcgaccgcttcacaaccccaaactgaggtgtgatttgggcgagatcaatttttggcaccatTGCAGGGGATCGAACCCGGGTCATCCGCGTGACAGGCGGGACTACTCACCACTATACTACAACGACCTTTTTTAGTAGTTGATAAAATATGCTTtcttgcaggagtattggaaatggggattttgactacttatttgcgtcctttttactttcgttttagctcaaaaatacttaaaggtattcccgaaaattgataaaatatgcttTCTTACAGGAATATTAGAAAATGAGCCAAAgcgatgaaattcaactcaagaaggagtatttttggacaaggactaaaaccaagcaaaaagggtaaagtgcggaccgcagaattttgtttgcggccgcagattatGAAGGGATTTCTGTCAGAGCTTCTTTGAAAAGTGCAGACttcacaataattgtgcggccgcaaaagagaaAGATCAGAGAGTCCCAACTTTAAGTCCATCaagaagtgtggaccgcactattattgtgcggccgcagaactcaagagtgcggccgcactcagaaatgtgcggtccgcagaacctGAAGAAGTGCAGCCGCAATTCAGAATTGTGCATCCGCAGAAGTCCCTCCTGTCAAGCTCTGcatcaaagtgcggaccacacacagaattgtgctgtcgcagaacctccgaaagggcattttgtCCATAAATTTCAGCTGTGTATAAATAGTCTTTTTTgacaaaattaggttaagtttgaacATCTGAAAGTTGGGAGCCGTTTTTATTTACTGCTTTAGGAAATTGTATGATAGTTTGTctattttacattggatttttatATCTTTATCATTGAATATGAGTTTAATCTTctattcttctttaatttcttcattttcatctatgagtagctaaatttctaggtagggttgtgacccaaccctagtgtgggtacctaatgggtgtttgattttgggcttgtttatggttgggtgtgatatttagcctagttcttgctttaatGGTAGAATTAATAGTTAcaaacattgattcaagcctatttgacttagtctctacttgataaagagagactgagtctaggaaaacttggctaacaagaaattggggtgaactcaagaaattgatagtcccaattaaagggttgaatctagatatagtaaaacccgacttgagcatctatcaactGTTTTGTAAATTACTCATTTGGACTttagaaagccaaattgggcaaaaccactctattatcgagaggtattgagtgggtgaTTGTGTGTTGATTGTTATATTGCACCCCGACCTACCAAACCTACCCTAAAGCCCataacccgttaggcaaacacctaggtggaagtcacaaacctagatcttttacatatttgaaaaacaacaccaaaaatattattctctagctttacatttgcaaaccatagcataatttagaagtagaatcgaaacacagtttgtggaagtgcatcttAGACACTTTACGTGCTTGGTCCAAATATATACCTAGTCCCATTtacgctccctgtggattcgatcccgactcctagttggatattattatttcaatcgaccgcttcacaaccccaaacTGAGGTGTTATTTGGgtgagatcaatttttggcgctgtTGCCGGGGAGCATAAAAAATAGATTTAGCTATTTATTTGGTTTTAtgtgtgaattgtcttcttttccttccgtgttactaatctttttggtgaaacaattgtaggtgaaacaatggctctcaacaacaatgatcctctcggaaacatgcctttgggggatgtggacatggaagatgaccaagttgaagaggttcctcctGAACCTCAAgtaaatagacgaggccgaccgcctcaagaaaACGTTCTCGTTCCACCCCCAGCTCCACCAAGAGAGGCTCCataccgggtgttgccgaatgaagggtatacaagtgccatagtcccaccccgcattagggcgggcaacattcaaatcacaaatgttatgctcacattgctaaagtaacgaggattcttcaccggggctccgaatcaaaatgcgtataaacacttgaaaggatttgtggacacttgctgggggagtaaatAGACAAACATCTCCGGGGATGCTTttaggttgaggctatttcctttttcactacgggggaaagccttggattggttagaaaggttgccaaaccattccatccatacatgggatgaattggcggagaaattcattgccaagttcttttctcccgggcatatggctactcttagagacgagattctagcattcaaacaagaacccaatgagcctttggatgagatatgggagaggtaccgaactatggtgaaagagtgcccgaacaatgacatgactgaggctatgattcaacaaactttctatagggggatcaatactaccaatcaatgcgtggtcaaccaacttgccggtggaaatttcatgacaacaccatatgctgaagcttgtgagatcttaaatgaaatggcggatacttcatcgacatggcaaagtagagcaaatgttcctcaaggtgatccaaatgtgattcacctacataaagaattacatgatcatgggcaagcaattgccgagttgaccaccacaatgaatcaattagccaaagctcaacttcaacaagttcaaggccctaagcaagtaaatgcaatagaaggagtaaatatgatggtgaacaagcgaaggaaaaatggtcaacaagtgcaaaaccatgCGGAACAATACCTGCAAGAAGgtagtgggtttgaccaagatgaatcttacaatcaacaagaggaggaagtacaatatgtgaacaacttccaagggcaaaaatataactctcaaggcccgaatcaacaacaatggcgatctcaaggtaatcaagggagttggaacaatcaaaacaaccaaggtaattggaatggtcaaaacaatcaagggaattggaacaatcaaaacaaccaaagcaattggggtggcaatagtcaaggatattggggaggcaacaaccaagggggatggaacaataatcaagggaatcgtgggtcgggttttcaaaggcccccgatgtatcaacaaccaagcaacccacctccttaccCTTCCCACGGTCCtagctcttccaacaatgagatggggcgaattgagaacatgtttaaacaaatgatggagaagaataccgactccgatgctcaactagcctctcacaacacttcaattcgcaatttggaagttcaattgggacaaatctcgcaagctttaaacactcgtcctaagggggcactactaagtgacacagtggtgaactcgaagggtgggaacaacacgggacatgacATGGCCGtgactacaaggagtggaaaaggtggggatgtaaccacctcaagtcaaaagaaaattgtggatgatgaacaagtgattcaagaagatgagatttcAAACAGTGTGGTACAAGCAAATGACGAagggagaattgatattgatgaaaatatggaagagactcaagaataagtgaacccgtctaggaaacacattgttgacataccgaagccggtagtgccaaaggctaaggcaccaatgccaaggcctcctcctccataccctcaaagtctTGACAAGTAAAAtggcgagaaccaattcaaaaagtttattgacatgatgaagagcttatctattaatatgccattggttgaggctttggagcaaatgcccggatatgcaaagtttatgaatgatttggtgacaaagaagaggtcgatgaattgtgagactataaagATGACATATCAAGTGAGCacaattgtgcactcaatggatcctaaattggaagatcctaacgctttcacaatcccttgcaccattggaagcgccgactttgccaaagctctttgtgatctaggggcgagtatcaacttgatgccctactcgatTTTCAAAACGTTGGGGATTAGGCAACCAAGATCTACTTCTATGAGgctacaaatggcggatcgtactatgaagagaccattgggtattattgatgatgtgttggttcgagtTGATATATTCATCCTCCcagcggactttgtgattcttgatcgtgtagtgg
It includes:
- the LOC138894917 gene encoding uncharacterized protein, encoding MTYQVSTIVHSMDPKLEDPNAFTIPCTIGSADFAKALCDLGASINLMPYSIFKTLGIRQPRSTSMRLQMADRTMKRPLGIIDDVLVRVDIFILPADFVILDRVVDYEVPIILGRPFLATGKALVDVETGELTFQVGDDFPYVQIYKATK